From bacterium:
CCATCTGGATCGACGAGCAGGTCGAGCGCTTCGACGTCCGCCAGGGACCGCGGTCGCCGGAACTGAGCACCGGCAGCCGGGTGCTGGTGCTGGGCCGGCCGCGCGAGCTGCTGGTCGAGGGCGTGGAGCCGGGGCGCCGCCGCGGGCGCGTCGTCGCCGAGAACGACCGCCTGCGCGTCCAGCTCACGCCGGACGACCTCCTGGACCCGCGGCCCCTGCTCGAACGCTGGCTGCGCCGCCTGGCGCGACGGCACCTTG
This genomic window contains:
- a CDS encoding DUF45 domain-containing protein — translated: MKEQTAVAVICDKPVRYRVRRSDRARRLSLQVSPRKGLEVVLPRRWSLAELERALREHAIWIDEQVERFDVRQGPRSPELSTGSRVLVLGRPRELLVEGVEPGRRRGRVVAENDRLRVQLTPDDLLDPRPLLERWLRRLARRHL